TGAAGATTAATATATTACCTCCATGTATATtgcaatgttctgtttcttttcttttaaaagggaCAAGTAACTTtaagaatgttttcttctttatttaagtAGCACAAATTCCTTAAGAGACATGAGCACATTATCCCTCTCAATCCTAGAAACGTGAAGGAGCAGGCCATACCACCTCAGAATCCAGAATGATGTGTATGGGTCTATTATACATGTTTATAAATGTTGCTGGGTCCATGAATTCTTCAGATTTGCACAAGTACTTTATGATTTGTTCTGGGAGGAGCAGGTCAGGTGCAACTTGGTGTAAGTTATCACCTGGTCCTTTAGTGCCTACTTTCATAGTCTTGCAAAGATAGACTGACAGTTTATGAGTTTGTGTGAGAAAATCTGTGATGACCTCTTTTAGGGACTGTGATTGTGTCACATCATCGAGATACATAACTGGCACTTTTATCACTGAAACATGCCATTGCATAAAAAGCCTCATTGGAATGTTATGAGAAATgactataattttcatttgttgaataaaaaattCTGTTTCATCTTTGTCATGGCCAGTATAATCTAAAAGCACTTGGTAGAGAGTGTCGCTGGAGGACTCGAGGATATGCAGAATGGAAGTGGGATAGATGAGCAGCAATCCTGTCACTGTTTCTCCCAGGTGATGTTTCAAAACTGACTGAAACACTTGTTCATAGTAGTCAGCAACatcttttctttctacctttgtTTGTATCTTGGCCACTAGAAACATCCTATGAAGAAGGAATTTCTTTAGGTGTAGTCGTTGTTTCTCCTCTTGAAAGTGCAGGTAATTGCTACGTGGGACTTGGAGCAAAAGATGAGGCCCCAGTGGCAAAGGCCTTTTGCTGCCCTTCTGGTTACGGACTGAAAAGGACATGATGagtcttatttattttaccaGATGATTCTAGTTTTTAGCTTTTCATGATATTTACGCTGTCTGGGTGCCTCTGTAGTGATGAactcttgttttcatttcttctgacaagaaaaaaaaaaaagagtaaatcacAGTTTGTCAAATGTTACTAAATAGCAAAATCCCAATCTTTTACCAGTTTTATCAGGAAACAATATCTTTGAAATGAAAGATAATGTTAAAACAATACTCAAactatagagtttttttttttttaaagtttacaatgAAAGAGCTAAATCATATCCTAGGAAAAAACTTTGTAAATGTCATGTAATGGTGATTACAGATTGTCCTTtataagacaaattttaaaaaatggtatttttatggTAATTCTTccaatttcttttataaatctaACTGGTCtataactctttttaaaaaatccaaggCTTTCTAAGTCCTAATTAGCTATGTAACCTTTAGTCAGGACCCTAATAGTTAATAATGTTCCTTGATTAATTACAGTAAACATTTCAAGGGAAAAGTTTTGgttctttgtttttcctcctatCGACAAATCTcagaaatgattctttttttcccccctttattattatttttttcttgttgttgttgttaagggCTACATGAAAGTATTCTGCTACTTTAACTTACTCTGCTTACAAATCTCCTCAAATTTTTTTCCAGGTCAACttaccatttttctttgtttcctgtgCTTCTGTCACGTACCTGTCCTCCAGGCCCTGCTTGTCCTCCATCAGGCTCCCAACTGCCAGTTCTCTGGTGTTCTCAGCTGTCCTGTGTTCTGCCTTCCCTCAGGCATATGTGAGTCAGAATGTCAGCACCATTAAAGGACCAGAGCGCCAAGTTTCTTAATTTAATACGGGTATCTTGACAAACACTTCAAAGTCACTGCAGAGGAAGTGTGAATGGCTTATTCCTGAATGGTTTATTTTTAGTCAGGTGCATTTGTAAGTCAGACAGATGGTGAGAATCTGgacatctttttcctttctttttgataaataaaaagtatGGTTGTAGAACTCCTCTGTTCTACTTAGACACTAACTAAAGACTTTAAGAACACATATCTGAACCTATGTAATGGTGAATATGTGATGAGAAACTTCTATAGTAAGATTTGGTTTACTTAACTTAATGTGAATTTAATTTAAGAGCTGCACCTCTTAACATTGTGTCTTAAAAGATGCACCTCTTAAAATTGTGTCTTAAGAGATGCATCTCTTAAAATTGCATCCACATGAGTtctaaacaataattttaaaacaagtttagAAAACACgtttattcaatttttaacaaACCTAAGAGTAATTTTTCCCTGAGGTCTATATTATCCAAACTAATGATCcgattttaatgaaaatacaatGATAAATTATCTAAGTAAATGAAGGTAGAGAGGTgagttaataattatttaatggtGTAATACATAAAAATGGACTATTCTTCCTCATTGTGATTCACTTTGTCACTCCCTGAAGCAATACAATGTTTCCCAAGATGTAAACCATGGTGCCAAACCATGTCATTGCCCAGTCTAGTTATTATCTCACTCTCATTGTTCTTACAGCTTTGCTGGAAGAATGTGTCCATGTTGACCAGAGCCTTCATTAtggccttctctcctctcctggtTTCTATGATATTGCACTTTCTTGGATTTCTTTCTAAATCTCTATATGTGGCCTCACCCCGTAATACCTTCCCACACCCAACTTTGGAAAATACTGAGGCTCTGCGCTCATGATGTGGATGGATGTCCTGCTCTACTTCTTTGCCCAGTTAGCTCAGTACCATCTATATGTCTCTTTTGTGAGGGCAGGTAAGTGGTCCTTAAAGTCACTCTTGCCACTAGATTGCACGATTGAAATTGGAAAGTGATCATGGGACTTTCCTGCGGAGCTTAGCTGTGGACTAAAAATCTTTTACAATCTGAGGCTCAAGGTAGACACAACTAGTTGATTGGGgttgagaaagaagaagaaaccgAGATCCCATTCTAGATGATTTTTGCACAGAAAATTCTCAAATTATTATCTCCAGTCACTTATTCACAACTCTTCTCTCCTTGGATGTAACTCtgtgttttcaaatttaaaacgaaaacatttaaacaattattttcctCATTGAACATGTTTTCCTTTATGAATACCCCACTTGTGTCTAAATTAacactttttttcctctcagttCCCGGGCCAAAATCCTTggtattattttttcatgtttcctctAAGTTGTATACTCCAACTGTATTCTGTTACTAAGTCTTTTTACTCACTTTAATATGCCTTAAGGGTTCTTGATTTACACTACCTCTTTCACAGTCCTACTTCTTTATTTGGATTATAATAAGGGTCTCTATCCATAGTATTTCTAGATTTCTCCACCCCAAAAATTCAGCTAAGAGTGTGAAACCGTAAGCCCTTTGACAAATCTACTTTATAAGGTTAAAAAGATTCTGATTTTACAAAGTCCTCCCTGCTTATTTCCCCTCCATAGAATCCTGGGAGGCAAAGCCTCTGCCTTTACCACGTCCAGAGGGACTTCCGGTATTTATTTCCAATTCCCATTGATGGATTAAGCCAGAGAGAACATGGGGACATGCAACAGTGTGATTTGTTACCTAACACAGCTACTGATGAAAGTCAGTAGGAGAATTTATGAGACACTGCCACCCAGGAGCCCCTTTTCAGTGCATAAACTCAAACTAGTCTTTTATACACTGGTAAGATTCTTCCTCTTCATGAAACTGTTTTCCTTACTGACAGACCAATTTCTTCCCAAACATGGTCAAGAACTACCCCTCAAGATAAGGCTAACCCCAGGATGTACTGTTCCACCTCAACTTTCTGTTGacttcatttacatatttttattataattatgttcTCAAAATATAAAGAATTGCCACAGCAAATGAGAGTGATGTACTATAGAGTTTTGAACAAGATTGTTAACTCACCTGGTCAGATTCCCACTATCTTCTTGGATTCCCTGAATCTCAGAATAAATTCTGAAtctcagaataaataataaaaactatttcatAGTTCTGCTTGCTTTATCTTCTGGCTTTGCTCACTCTCCTCCAGATCTAGTTATTGTGCACTGCTTTCTCCAAATCTCTTTTTTAAGATTTCTATTTCCATGGGTATCACAACCTTGATGACTTCCCCCTTCTTCTAAATCATAGCTCCCCACTCTGATCAATACTTCCAACACAATATCTCTCTGATAATCACATGTGTCTTTCCACTTTTTGCTCCTATCAAAAGAAGCTTAGTGGTAACTTTTTCTTACCAtgtgtgctttttgttttccttttatttcatatatCTAGATTCCTCCAATATAAACCTAATAGAATaatgatatttctttcttctattattCTCCCCCAACTCTATAGAAAATCAACTAAGCTATCCTTTCTTCAAAAGAGTGATAATATCTTAACAAAGCCTAGTTGTTGTTATCTTGAAAAACAGGAACTATCATTTCTGTAAGTCAAAAAAGGCAAGTAGAGACAATTTGTGTGGTTCAAACTAATACATTCAGAAGCAACAGTTTGTAATCTCCATGGATAGTTTGACATCTGTATTCAATTTTCCCAAagtaattttccattttcaatgcttttttttttttttctgttgggttgCTTCCTCAAACTTTGAGCTTCATTGTCACATGGCTATCTGAAAAGTTTAAAGGCAACTTATTTCCTTATCATTCATCAGTCACACTCTGAACTGTCAAGGGTAAGTTCTGACTAGATAGAAATAGAAGCAATATGCAATTCAAACAGTTTTTGGGTCATTGTCATGTGTAATTAGAATTGTAGACTCTCTGCTCAATGGACATTCAGCATTTAAGTGCCCAGGTGCCACAATCCTTATGTGCCATCTATTAAGGGCAAGTTATTTACCCTTAGATGATGACTGAAGAGAACTCTTCTATCTGTCTATGTATCTGGATAAAGAAGCATTTGTATTATTCTACCCAGAATGATCCGTTTAGAATAGCTATCCAAATTCAAGTTCAAACAACCGATAAGTCACAGAACCTTAATAGAAGCTTAGGATGCCAAGTCTTCTTTCAATTATTCTACTTATCTACCTTTTTAATTCAACTTATCTCACATTAATACATAGCATGTACTTGTAACTCGTGTCAAACAGTACACCTTACTATTACTGATATACTTTATGCCCTGGTTTCATTTTTCAGAACCAAATGCTTCTGAATAAACAAACTTAATCGtgtccttttgtttttgtaagcCAGATAGAAAGGATTAAAACAACTAAATACCATTTATGATTCACCATGTGCCATGCACTAGATACTTTTACATACAGTAACTAGGCTACTTTTAACAGTAACCCTATATGATAGACAGAAACTTTTCTACAATTTATAGAGGAGTAAACTAAAATGTAGAGTAGTTACGTATTTTGCACACCATTAAAATCTTCTCTCAGCAGCCTCCATATTCTGTCTACCTGGGTAAAGAGGAGGTAAATTATCTCCTATTTCTATCCATGACCATAGTGTAATTCTTCCCCTTGTCTATGAGATGAGATGATATCCAAACCAAAAGATAGCTTATGGTTTGGataaagtaaatttaaagaaaaacttctaCATTATAGCTAGGTTTCAGCAGCATTTATCTACCATTATTATCTACTCATTTGTCTCAGATTTATTGATGCCTTTGGTGTACCAGGCAATATCATTAGGCACTATAAGAAATGTAAGTCTGAAAAATACCTGCTCCTTAATTTCAGGAGCTTAGAGTCAGGTACAGGTGACGAAATGTACATGAATCTGAGATGTTCTTGAGACAGAACAGGGAAAAACAATAAATACGATGCAAGTGATATTTAGTGCTTTAGAAACACCGATTTAGAAAGGGTAAATTTGGAGTTTTCTTAGAAACCTTAGTGAAAGAGTTCTCATTTGAGCATGGCCTTCAGAGAAACAGGATTGAGGGACAGCTTCATGAATTGCTCTCACATTCATTCCTTTTAAATGTGAGGTTGTGCATTTACTAAAGTTGATTTCCATCTGGAATACCAGACTTTAAACTCTCACCTGTGCTTGGGTcctagcaaaacaaaacactctaAATCATTTCCTTTCACTTTATGTCTTATATCAAAATGATCAGCCAAAGAGAACTAATCATCTAAATAAATGGCTTACAGCTTGGGTAGAGCCTTTCACTAAGATCACATATAATAAGCTATTGAGTAGACAAAAAATATACTTGATTTAGCAAAGCAAATCTGAGTGAGCTTAGTTATCAAATCACTAggtatttgaatattta
Above is a genomic segment from Macaca thibetana thibetana isolate TM-01 chromosome 3, ASM2454274v1, whole genome shotgun sequence containing:
- the TEX47 gene encoding testis-expressed protein 47, producing the protein MSFSVRNQKGSKRPLPLGPHLLLQVPRSNYLHFQEEKQRLHLKKFLLHRMFLVAKIQTKVERKDVADYYEQVFQSVLKHHLGETVTGLLLIYPTSILHILESSSDTLYQVLLDYTGHDKDETEFFIQQMKIIVISHNIPMRLFMQWHVSVIKVPVMYLDDVTQSQSLKEVITDFLTQTHKLSVYLCKTMKVGTKGPGDNLHQVAPDLLLPEQIIKYLCKSEEFMDPATFINMYNRPIHIILDSEVVWPAPSRF